In Fusarium oxysporum Fo47 chromosome IX, complete sequence, the following proteins share a genomic window:
- a CDS encoding ras family-domain-containing protein codes for MANDEYDFLFKVVLIGDSGVGKSNLLSRFTRNEFNLDSKSTIGVEFATRSIQVDSKTIKAQIWDTAGQERYRAITSAYYRGAVGALLVYDISKHQTYENVTRWLKELRDHADANIVIMLVGNKSDLRHLRAVPTEEAKSFASENHLSFIETSALDASNVELAFQNILTEIYRIVSSKALDSGDSAQATIGAGTNISLSKPADDDAAKGGKCC; via the exons TTCCTCTTCAAAG TCGTCCTGATCGGAGACTCTGGAGTCGGAAAGTCCAACCTTCTCAGTCGATTCACCCGCAATGAGTTCAACCTAGACTCAAAGTCGACCATCGGTGTCGAGTTCGCCACCAGATCCATCCAGGTCGACTCAAAGACAATCAAGGCCCAGATTTGGGATACCGCTGGCCAAGAGCGATACCGCGCCATCACTTCCGCCTACTACCGAGGCGCTGTTGGCGCTCTCCTCGTTTACGACATCAGCAAGCACCAGACCTACGAGAACGTCACACGATGGCTCAAGGAGTTGCGGGACCATGCCGACGCCAACATTGTCATTATGCTGGTTGGAAACAAGAGCGATTTGCGACACCTGAGAGCTGTTCCCACCGAGGAGGCCAAGTCTTTTGCTA GCGAGAACCACCTGTCGTTTATTGAGACCTCTGCCCTCGATGCCAGCAACGTCGAACTTGCATTCCAGAACATTCTGACTG AAATTTATCGCATTGTTTCAAGCAAGGCCCTCGACAGCGGTGACAGCGCCCAGGCCACCATAGGCGCAGGCACCAATATCTCCCTCAGCAAGCCTGCCGACGACGATGCTGCCAAGGGCGGAAAGTGCTGTTAA
- a CDS encoding ribosome biogenesis protein BRX1: MAAVYKSISKSSTTKAEAPSNGVKKNKQRVLILSSRGVTYRHRHLLNDIAAMLPHSRKDAKFDSKTKLYELNELAELYNCNNVLFFEARKGKDLYVWLSKVPNGPTIKFHLQNLHTMEELHFTGNCLKGSRPVLSFDGAFDKQPHLRVIKELFLHTFGVPQGARKSKPFIDHVMGFSFVDGKIWVRNYQINEVEATAKESEEEEETTKSQSGKPDTDINLVEIGPRFVLTPIVIQEGSFGGPIIYENKEFVSPNQVRADIRRTKASRHNARAEKEVERRVRKGDLGLRSVGGQRPAKDELDTKMLFA; this comes from the exons ATGGCTGCTGTCTACAAGTCTATCTCTAAGTCCAGCACTACAAAGGCAGAGGCTCCTAGCAATGgcgtcaagaagaacaagcagAGGGTTCTGATCCTCTCTTCTAGAGGCGTCACTTACCG ACATCGCCATCTTCTAAACGACATTGCGGCGATGCTCCCCCACAGCCGAAAAGATGCAAAATTCGACTCCAAGACAAAGCTGTACGAACTGAACGAGCTGGCTGAGCTTTACAACTGCAACAACGTGCTCTTCTTCGAGGCAAGAAAGGGCAAGGATCTATATGTTTGGCTCAGCAAAGTCCCTAACGGACCTACCATCAAGTTCCACCTCCAGAACT TGCACACTATGGAGGAACTTCACTTCACCGGCAACTGTCTCAAGGGATCGCGGCCCGTTCTCTCCTTCGACGGCGCTTTCGACAAGCAGCCTCACCTCCGAGTGATCAAGGAGCTCTTCCTCCACACCTTCGGTGTTCCCCAGGGCGCCAGAAAATCCAAGCCTTTTATCGACCACGTTATGGGATTTAGCTTTGTCGATGGCAAGATCTGGGTTCGCAACTATCAAATCAACGAGGTCGAGGCGACAGCCAAGgagagtgaggaggaggaagagacaaCCAAGTCTCAATCTGGCAAGCCTGATACCGATATCAACCTGGTCGAGATCGGTCCCCGATTCGTCTTGACACCGATCGTGATCCAGGAGGGCTCTTTCGGTGGACCCATTATCTATGAAAACAAGGAATTTGTGTCACCAAACCAGGTCCGAGCCGATATTCGAAGGACAAAGGCCTCGCGACACAACGCCCGCGCAGAGAAAGAGGTGGAGAGACGGGTCAGGAAGGGCGACCTCGGACTGCGATCTGTTGGCGGCCAGCGACCGGCCAAGGATGAGCTGGATACCAAGATGTTGTTCGCCTAA